CGGCCACAACATAAGAGAAGGTCACACGGTCACACCGCGGGCACGGCGGGTGGGGCGGGTGTGGCGGGTGTGGCGGGCACGACGGAAGAGGTTCACACGGCGAACACGGCGAGCCACGGCGACCGCGGCGGGAAGACAAATGCCACAAATGAGGGCCGCTGGTTAGGCACCCCTGAACCTATGCCGTCTTTGGCGCGGGGCGGCGGTTGGCAGTAACCGAGAACTTTAGTGACCATTAATCTCGCCGCCGCCCCGGGCCAAAGACGGCGTACTCCTTGCCAGGGGCTGAATTAAGGGTCGAGCATCGGGTGCCGGGTGATTTTGTCTTCCCGCCGTGGCTCGCCGTGTGAACTCAGTCGTTGTGCCCGCCGGTTCGCTGCGGCCGCCGTGTGACCGAACGCCCTCCTCTTCTACTCCTGAATCAAGACTTCCGTGCCCGGTTCAACTTCACTGAAAAGCTGGCCGATATCGGCATTCCCCATCCGGATGCAGCCGTGGCTGGCCGGACTGGCCAGCAACGCCTCCTGGTTGGTGCCGTGAATGTAGATGAACCGTTCCTTGGTGTTGGCGTTGTGCACTTCCAGGCCGTTCAACCAGAGGATGCGGGAGGTGATCAAATCCGGTTCGGAGGTCCAGTCCGGCTGCTCGAAAAGAACCGGTTCACGGCCCCGAAAAACCGTGTTCAGCGGTTGATCGCCGCCGATCTTTTCTGCGATTTCAAACCGGCCCA
The sequence above is drawn from the Verrucomicrobiota bacterium genome and encodes:
- a CDS encoding L,D-transpeptidase, which produces MTPLKIVIRLDQQKLYLCREDEIVRTYPISSSRFGVGSEPGSFKTPLGRFEIAEKIGGDQPLNTVFRGREPVLFEQPDWTSEPDLITSRILWLNGLEVHNANTKERFIYIHGTNQEALLASPASHGCIRMGNADIGQLFSEVEPGTEVLIQE